One Streptomyces sp. NBC_00554 DNA segment encodes these proteins:
- a CDS encoding polysaccharide deacetylase family protein gives MARHNGGRGWYGKVLGTALGVTLLACGASVWTAQAGAVGGSSPKVNASATPVSDVKKVAVTIAHASDKGARGVNITIDDGPDPAWTPQVLDVLREYGVKATFCMVGTQAQAHPDLVKKVVAAGHRLCDHSVSHDTTMDKQSQAYQSQQILDAERMITEASGGVRPMYYRAPGGAFTPYSRNLAASHGMRPLGWNVDTKDFERPGTDAIVATVERELPNGPTLLFHDAGGDRSQTVEALRRILPELKEQGYSFGFPVR, from the coding sequence ATGGCGCGGCACAATGGCGGGCGCGGCTGGTACGGCAAGGTGCTCGGCACGGCGCTCGGGGTGACGTTGCTCGCCTGCGGTGCCTCGGTGTGGACCGCGCAGGCCGGTGCCGTGGGCGGCTCGTCCCCGAAGGTGAACGCGTCGGCCACGCCGGTCAGTGACGTCAAGAAGGTCGCGGTGACCATCGCGCACGCCTCGGACAAGGGCGCGCGCGGCGTCAACATCACCATCGACGACGGCCCCGACCCCGCGTGGACCCCTCAAGTGCTCGACGTGCTCCGGGAGTACGGGGTGAAGGCCACGTTCTGCATGGTGGGGACGCAGGCGCAGGCCCACCCGGACCTCGTGAAGAAGGTGGTCGCGGCCGGGCACCGGCTGTGCGACCACTCGGTGTCGCACGACACCACCATGGACAAGCAGTCCCAGGCCTACCAGTCGCAGCAGATCCTCGACGCCGAACGCATGATCACCGAGGCGTCCGGGGGCGTACGGCCGATGTACTACCGGGCGCCCGGCGGTGCCTTCACCCCGTACAGCCGCAACCTCGCCGCCTCCCACGGCATGCGCCCGCTGGGCTGGAACGTGGACACCAAGGACTTCGAGCGGCCGGGCACGGACGCCATCGTCGCCACCGTCGAGCGGGAGCTGCCCAACGGGCCGACGCTCCTCTTCCACGACGCGGGAGGCGACCGCTCCCAGACCGTCGAGGCCCTGCGCCGGATCCTCCCCGAACTCAAGGAGCAGGGCTACTCCTTCGGCTTCCCGGTGCGCTGA
- a CDS encoding FG-GAP-like repeat-containing protein, which translates to MVRRTTARTTARGVVAALAVLAVTVGPGPFAVTADADEGVGGTALATEKVFQADRYIPRKDQIHTAGPSGYLHVQEGRSGYLWTSYDTGATTELGDLPRAELPAYLGSSSDVVADVVSPTQKVVLRDLSAGTTTDVALTHGSYTATFGSHVLTQARDTAGNRVLWLYGDGAPADGTLVDGWPTGITTNFSVVGGDSTTAVIGYALASGERHLVLVDLATASVTGDVAVSAAPTSVALSADRLVWYRYNNPVAHVLDRADLSAAETTVTLPGTEGPPSLGIAGRWLVVARTVPSSPSKPADRAGVPLMAVALTGGDPLTLLPHANSSLGTAPDGSLLAVGGADSGHWAVRRVTDTGAATPTLTELTAVPPAAATISQLSLQNGTLATDEPNSSFLGAYYIRRIAADGTPSAPAWQAWDGRGAGPYATGDGRAVTFTAEPDPTVDSYVDSLDHGQGFSVPSAAGTVLDVTGHYAIVNGTSPTKQYVGDFGRAYTSPIVTRSVTAASVWGTGLWTPGSGTGVVTAKDLKTGKTTDTVSTGAPCVPKELQVVGRWIYWSCGTAATAGVWDRTAKKNIPVPSGEALLGDGYLLRHDTAAGALLLTAFADGTAATRRIGDLAAGTSSLRGVTWTVDKFGGPAAYVDADKRIHLVPSEVATQRLAVIESEVRDNAWGSDSADSPWWQWRGQLSKPAASWTATLTSKVTGSVVRTLSGGEASGSVPANWDMRDTKGALVPNGTYTFKLTAPPADGSGPSLTVTQTLKVSNGAAVRRDFTNNGTWAPDGTGDVLTLNSSGVISYRPGNGTGAFGGAMPASGWPSTVTLVPFGDLNGDRRNDVLVRFSSGELRVYRTMHGQAFLTNTPHTSLGKGWNQYNVLTSPGDVSGDGRPDLIARNSSTGAVYLYKGTSSGKLSARVKLYDNWKTYKKIVGVGDLNGDGVGDLLAQDKANNLYRYYGKGNGTFAPRVKLFSAWGGSYNAIVGVGDITGDGKADIISRDTSGNVWRNSGNGKGSFGPRAKIASGWQAYKGVF; encoded by the coding sequence ATGGTCCGTCGTACCACCGCCCGTACGACCGCCCGGGGCGTCGTCGCCGCGCTGGCAGTCCTCGCCGTGACCGTCGGTCCCGGCCCGTTCGCCGTCACGGCCGATGCGGACGAAGGCGTCGGGGGCACCGCCCTCGCGACGGAGAAGGTCTTCCAGGCGGACCGCTACATACCGCGGAAGGACCAGATCCACACCGCAGGACCCAGTGGCTATCTGCATGTCCAGGAGGGGCGTTCCGGCTATCTGTGGACGTCGTACGACACCGGTGCGACGACCGAGCTGGGCGACTTGCCCCGGGCCGAACTCCCCGCGTACCTGGGGTCGTCGTCCGACGTCGTGGCCGATGTCGTCTCGCCGACCCAGAAAGTCGTCCTGCGGGACCTGTCCGCCGGTACCACCACGGACGTAGCCCTCACCCACGGCTCGTACACGGCCACCTTCGGCAGCCACGTGCTGACCCAGGCCCGGGATACCGCCGGCAACCGCGTCCTGTGGCTGTACGGCGACGGCGCGCCCGCCGACGGCACCCTCGTCGACGGATGGCCGACCGGAATCACCACCAACTTCAGCGTGGTGGGCGGCGACAGCACCACCGCCGTCATCGGGTACGCGTTGGCGAGCGGGGAACGGCACCTGGTGCTCGTGGACCTGGCCACCGCGAGCGTCACCGGCGACGTCGCCGTGTCCGCCGCTCCGACCTCCGTCGCGCTGAGCGCGGACCGGCTGGTCTGGTACCGGTACAACAACCCGGTGGCCCACGTCCTGGACCGCGCCGACCTCTCCGCCGCCGAGACGACGGTGACGCTGCCGGGGACGGAGGGGCCCCCGTCCTTGGGCATCGCCGGACGCTGGCTGGTGGTGGCCCGCACCGTACCGTCGAGCCCGAGCAAGCCGGCCGACAGAGCCGGCGTGCCGCTGATGGCCGTCGCCCTCACGGGCGGGGACCCGCTCACCCTGCTTCCGCACGCGAACAGTTCCCTCGGCACGGCACCGGACGGCAGTCTGCTGGCCGTCGGCGGTGCCGACTCCGGGCACTGGGCGGTACGCCGGGTCACCGACACCGGGGCGGCCACCCCGACCCTGACGGAACTGACCGCCGTACCACCGGCGGCCGCGACTATCAGCCAACTGTCGCTGCAGAACGGCACCCTGGCCACCGACGAGCCCAACAGCAGCTTCCTGGGCGCCTACTACATCCGGCGGATCGCCGCCGACGGAACGCCGAGTGCGCCGGCCTGGCAGGCCTGGGACGGCCGCGGGGCGGGTCCCTATGCCACCGGCGACGGACGGGCGGTGACGTTCACCGCCGAGCCCGACCCCACCGTCGACTCGTACGTCGATTCCCTCGACCACGGGCAGGGCTTCTCAGTGCCCTCGGCCGCCGGGACCGTCCTCGACGTCACCGGCCACTACGCGATCGTCAACGGCACGTCCCCCACCAAGCAGTACGTCGGTGACTTCGGCCGTGCCTACACCTCGCCGATCGTCACCCGCTCCGTCACGGCCGCCTCCGTCTGGGGGACCGGCCTGTGGACGCCGGGTTCCGGCACCGGTGTCGTCACCGCCAAGGACCTGAAGACCGGCAAGACCACCGACACCGTCTCCACCGGCGCCCCGTGCGTTCCCAAGGAGCTCCAGGTGGTGGGCCGTTGGATCTACTGGTCCTGCGGCACGGCCGCGACCGCGGGCGTCTGGGACCGTACGGCGAAGAAGAACATCCCCGTCCCGTCCGGCGAGGCCCTGCTCGGCGACGGTTACCTCCTCCGGCACGACACCGCGGCCGGAGCCCTCCTCCTCACCGCCTTCGCCGACGGCACCGCGGCCACCCGCAGGATCGGCGACCTGGCGGCGGGCACCTCCAGCCTGCGCGGGGTGACCTGGACCGTGGACAAGTTCGGCGGGCCCGCGGCCTACGTCGATGCGGACAAGCGGATCCACCTGGTGCCCAGCGAGGTGGCCACCCAGCGGCTCGCGGTCATCGAGTCGGAGGTGAGGGACAACGCGTGGGGGAGCGACTCGGCCGACAGCCCGTGGTGGCAGTGGCGCGGACAGCTCTCCAAGCCCGCCGCCTCCTGGACGGCCACACTGACCAGCAAGGTCACCGGCTCCGTGGTCCGTACGCTCTCCGGCGGAGAGGCGAGCGGCAGCGTGCCGGCGAACTGGGACATGCGCGACACCAAAGGCGCGCTCGTCCCCAACGGCACGTACACCTTCAAGCTGACGGCCCCGCCCGCCGACGGTTCAGGACCGTCGCTGACGGTGACGCAGACGCTGAAGGTGTCCAACGGAGCCGCCGTACGCCGCGACTTCACCAACAACGGCACCTGGGCGCCCGACGGAACCGGCGACGTCCTCACCCTCAACTCGTCCGGCGTCATCAGCTACCGCCCGGGCAACGGGACGGGAGCCTTCGGCGGGGCCATGCCGGCCTCGGGCTGGCCCTCCACCGTGACGCTCGTCCCCTTCGGCGACCTCAACGGCGACCGCCGCAACGACGTCCTCGTCCGGTTCAGCAGCGGTGAGTTGCGGGTGTACCGGACCATGCACGGGCAGGCCTTCCTCACGAACACCCCGCACACCTCGCTCGGCAAGGGCTGGAACCAGTACAACGTGCTGACCTCGCCCGGGGACGTCAGCGGCGACGGCCGCCCCGACCTCATCGCCCGCAACTCCTCCACCGGAGCGGTCTACCTCTACAAGGGGACGAGTTCCGGAAAGCTCTCGGCACGCGTGAAGCTCTACGACAACTGGAAGACGTACAAGAAGATCGTGGGCGTCGGCGACCTCAACGGCGACGGCGTCGGGGATCTGCTGGCCCAGGACAAGGCGAACAACCTGTACCGGTACTACGGCAAGGGCAACGGGACGTTCGCACCACGCGTGAAGCTGTTCTCGGCCTGGGGAGGTTCCTACAACGCCATCGTCGGCGTCGGTGACATCACCGGCGACGGCAAGGCGGACATCATCTCCCGCGACACCTCCGGCAACGTGTGGCGCAACAGCGGTAACGGGAAGGGGTCGTTCGGGCCCCGCGCGAAGATCGCCTCGGGATGGCAGGCGTACAAGGGCGTGTTCTGA
- a CDS encoding ATP-binding protein has product MLAFLLVAAVSAGTTAALTYREARNAVLQTAQDTAVNSFREHVETTAFALPVLGGDDLDELLRDIARKGKPHPWVVFAEYGSVRASSGENPVSTVITPELRRAARSPHGSFERVVKDGVPYLTIAMPMVFKASPDSELPSGLVLYAVMRMTDEQVNVDALLMAGRDGALPGLAVSLIPGLIAARSVLRPVRKLREAALHMGSGRLDTRIPVRGSDELADLARTFNKSAGQLEHSVRELREAEERARRFASDVSHELRTPLAGMLAVTEVLDEDADGLDADTARAVRLVSAETGKLAVLVEDLMEISRFDARAAELNADEVDVAEAIRKTLNHRHWTDDRIRTELPDGIRARLDPRRFDVVIANLVGNALRHGGAPVTVRLRTEPRSPGPHVLIADVVDSGPGIRPEALPHIFDRFYKADAARTRSAGSGLGLAITLENVKLHGGTIYAGNRPGGGAVFAVEIPLHVEGEGAGG; this is encoded by the coding sequence ATGCTCGCCTTCCTGCTGGTCGCCGCCGTCAGCGCCGGCACGACGGCCGCGCTGACCTACCGCGAGGCCCGCAACGCGGTGCTCCAGACCGCCCAGGACACGGCGGTCAACTCGTTCCGTGAACACGTCGAGACGACGGCCTTCGCGCTGCCCGTGCTGGGAGGGGACGACCTGGATGAACTCCTGCGAGACATCGCCCGCAAGGGCAAGCCCCACCCCTGGGTGGTGTTCGCCGAGTACGGGTCGGTCCGCGCCTCCTCGGGCGAGAACCCCGTCTCCACCGTCATCACACCCGAACTGCGCCGCGCCGCACGGTCCCCCCACGGCAGCTTCGAGCGGGTCGTCAAGGACGGCGTCCCCTACCTGACCATCGCCATGCCCATGGTCTTCAAGGCGAGCCCGGACAGCGAGCTGCCCAGCGGACTGGTCCTGTACGCCGTCATGCGGATGACCGACGAGCAGGTCAACGTCGACGCCCTCCTCATGGCAGGCCGGGACGGCGCCCTGCCAGGCCTCGCCGTCTCGCTGATACCCGGCCTGATCGCCGCGCGCAGCGTGCTGCGCCCGGTGCGCAAACTGCGCGAGGCTGCCCTGCACATGGGCAGCGGCCGACTCGACACCCGGATTCCGGTGCGCGGCAGCGACGAACTGGCCGACCTGGCACGGACCTTCAACAAGTCGGCGGGCCAACTGGAGCATTCTGTACGCGAGTTGCGCGAGGCCGAGGAACGCGCCCGCCGCTTCGCCTCCGACGTCTCGCACGAACTGCGCACCCCCCTCGCCGGAATGCTCGCCGTCACAGAGGTCCTCGACGAGGACGCGGACGGCCTGGACGCCGACACCGCCCGGGCGGTCCGGCTGGTCAGCGCGGAGACCGGAAAGCTCGCCGTGCTCGTCGAGGACCTGATGGAGATCTCCCGCTTCGACGCCCGCGCGGCCGAACTGAACGCCGACGAGGTCGACGTCGCCGAGGCCATCCGCAAGACCCTCAACCACAGGCACTGGACCGACGACCGGATCCGCACCGAACTCCCCGACGGCATCCGGGCCCGCCTCGACCCGCGCCGCTTCGACGTCGTGATCGCCAACCTCGTCGGCAACGCCCTGCGGCACGGCGGCGCGCCCGTCACCGTACGACTGCGCACCGAGCCACGCTCCCCGGGCCCGCACGTGCTGATCGCCGACGTCGTGGACAGCGGACCCGGCATCCGCCCCGAAGCGCTCCCGCACATCTTCGACCGCTTCTACAAGGCCGACGCGGCCCGCACCCGCTCGGCCGGCAGCGGCCTGGGACTTGCGATCACCCTGGAGAACGTGAAACTGCACGGCGGAACGATCTATGCGGGGAACCGCCCCGGGGGCGGTGCCGTCTTCGCCGTCGAGATACCGCTACACGTGGAGGGGGAGGGGGCCGGCGGATGA
- a CDS encoding response regulator transcription factor, with protein MPRVLLIEDDPSVREGVELGLRRRGHEVRAAATGEAGLAAMAEFRPDLLLLDLMLPGMNGVQVCRQVRDHSQLPIIMLTARGDDFDVVIGLEAGADDYIVKPARPEVIEARIRAVLRRIDDSGSGRPAIEVYGELTVDRVGLTVSKAGRPLALAPSELKLLLHLSGAPEQVFSRQQLLEHVWEHTFHADARLVDACVARLRGKIEDEVGSPRYVQTLRGFGYRFGPL; from the coding sequence ATGCCCCGCGTGCTCCTCATCGAGGACGACCCTTCCGTACGCGAGGGGGTCGAACTCGGTCTGCGCCGCCGCGGCCACGAGGTACGGGCGGCCGCGACCGGCGAGGCCGGCCTCGCCGCGATGGCCGAATTCCGGCCCGATCTGCTGCTGCTGGACCTGATGCTGCCCGGCATGAACGGCGTACAGGTCTGCCGGCAGGTCCGCGACCACAGCCAGCTGCCGATCATCATGCTCACCGCGCGCGGCGACGACTTCGACGTGGTCATCGGCCTGGAGGCCGGTGCCGACGACTACATCGTCAAGCCCGCCCGTCCCGAGGTGATCGAGGCCCGGATCCGCGCCGTACTGCGCCGCATCGACGACAGCGGTTCGGGCCGCCCGGCCATCGAGGTCTACGGCGAACTCACCGTCGACCGGGTCGGACTGACCGTCAGCAAAGCCGGCCGGCCGCTCGCGCTCGCCCCCTCCGAGCTCAAGCTCCTGCTGCACCTGTCCGGCGCCCCCGAGCAGGTGTTCAGCAGGCAGCAACTCCTTGAGCACGTCTGGGAGCACACCTTCCACGCCGACGCCCGACTGGTCGACGCGTGCGTCGCCCGGCTGCGCGGCAAGATCGAGGACGAGGTCGGCAGCCCCCGCTACGTCCAGACACTGCGGGGCTTCGGCTACCGCTTCGGGCCCCTGTGA
- the murJ gene encoding murein biosynthesis integral membrane protein MurJ, whose amino-acid sequence MTQTAPTTPTTTAPTKTAARGSAVMAAGSIVSRATGFARSAVVAAALGTIGPVADGYAVGNALPTIVYMLLLGGALNAVFVPELVKAAKEHDDGGTAYTDRLVTVCVLALLAITATAVWAAPAIIDAYTDYTGPQAAMTTALARYCLPQIFFLGLFTLLGQVLNARGRFGAMMWSPVLNNLVVMTVFGLYLALAMGGGDTLTATETAVLGWGTTAGIAVQALALVPALRAARFRWRPRFDWRGSGLTRPLRAAGWLVLLVLANQAAYWVTTRLATTAGLDGGPGYGAYNNAYALWVVPHGIITVSVVTALMPRMSAAAADGDTDAMRRDVSHALRICASAVVPAACALFALAQPVMALVFGYGRTGADDTAAMAGILMAFAPGLLALSGQYVLSRAFYALSDTRTPFLLNLVIVALNAGLSLAAAHLLPARWAVTGMAAAYSLALCAGWAVTGLVLSRRLAVVRPLRSSAVGAHARLLLAAVPATALGHFAALGTARAGSLVAATAGAAVVVLTFAVLARPLRLAELDALLSGVRRRRTRT is encoded by the coding sequence ATGACGCAGACGGCCCCGACGACCCCGACCACCACCGCACCGACGAAGACGGCGGCCCGCGGCAGCGCCGTCATGGCCGCCGGATCCATCGTCTCCCGAGCCACCGGCTTCGCCCGCTCCGCCGTCGTCGCGGCAGCGCTCGGCACCATCGGCCCGGTCGCCGACGGTTACGCGGTCGGCAACGCCCTGCCCACCATCGTCTACATGCTGCTCCTCGGCGGCGCGCTGAACGCCGTCTTCGTGCCCGAGCTGGTCAAGGCCGCCAAGGAGCACGACGACGGCGGTACGGCGTACACCGACCGGCTCGTCACCGTCTGCGTCCTCGCCCTGCTGGCGATCACCGCGACCGCGGTGTGGGCGGCTCCCGCGATCATCGACGCGTACACCGACTACACCGGCCCGCAGGCGGCCATGACCACCGCGCTCGCCCGCTACTGCCTGCCCCAGATCTTCTTCCTCGGCCTGTTCACCCTGCTCGGCCAAGTACTCAACGCCCGCGGCCGGTTCGGCGCGATGATGTGGTCGCCGGTCCTCAACAACCTTGTCGTGATGACCGTGTTCGGGCTGTACCTGGCCCTCGCCATGGGCGGCGGCGACACGCTCACCGCGACCGAGACCGCCGTGCTCGGCTGGGGCACGACCGCCGGTATCGCCGTCCAGGCACTCGCCCTCGTCCCCGCGCTGCGCGCGGCCCGCTTCCGCTGGCGGCCCCGATTCGACTGGCGCGGCAGCGGACTGACCCGCCCCCTGCGGGCGGCCGGCTGGCTGGTGCTCCTTGTCCTGGCCAACCAGGCCGCGTACTGGGTCACCACCCGCCTTGCCACCACCGCGGGCCTCGACGGCGGCCCCGGATACGGCGCGTACAACAACGCCTATGCCCTGTGGGTCGTACCGCACGGCATCATCACGGTCTCCGTGGTGACCGCGCTGATGCCCCGGATGAGCGCGGCCGCCGCCGACGGGGACACCGACGCCATGCGCCGCGACGTCTCCCACGCCCTGCGCATCTGCGCCTCCGCCGTGGTCCCCGCCGCCTGCGCGCTGTTCGCCCTCGCCCAGCCGGTGATGGCCCTCGTCTTCGGGTACGGCAGGACGGGCGCCGACGACACGGCCGCCATGGCCGGGATCCTGATGGCCTTCGCGCCGGGACTTCTCGCCCTGTCGGGCCAGTACGTCCTGTCCCGCGCCTTCTACGCGCTCTCCGACACCCGTACGCCGTTCCTGCTCAACCTCGTGATCGTCGCCCTGAATGCGGGACTGTCCCTGGCCGCCGCACACCTGCTGCCGGCCCGCTGGGCCGTGACGGGCATGGCGGCGGCGTACTCCCTGGCGCTGTGCGCGGGCTGGGCGGTGACCGGCCTGGTGCTGAGCCGCCGGCTCGCGGTCGTACGCCCCCTGCGCTCGTCCGCCGTCGGCGCCCACGCGCGGCTGCTGCTCGCCGCCGTCCCCGCCACCGCGCTCGGCCACTTCGCGGCCCTGGGCACGGCACGAGCGGGGTCCCTGGTCGCCGCAACTGCCGGGGCGGCTGTTGTCGTCCTCACCTTCGCTGTGCTCGCCCGTCCACTGCGCCTCGCCGAACTCGACGCGCTGCTCTCCGGCGTACGCCGCAGACGCACCCGGACCTGA
- a CDS encoding lipid II:glycine glycyltransferase FemX, which translates to MSALLVPPSRVPQPRNPGVALRPITAETYRAFLASPDGAALGAGFLQCPSWADVKEGWRSQLLGWGPDPEAGRLTGVALVLLRQFPGTRKYFAYLPEGPVADWNDPDVDGWLGQLLEHLRRTGAFAVRIGPSPAYRRWDAALLKPLAGPGRRLGDVLASEVDPLGTAVAERLRARGWRRCGGDGTGTDGDAQPRHVFHVPLAGRTTEDLWSGLNQEWRRNVRRARKEGVEVVVGSAAELPEFHRLLGITERRDGFRLGRSLAYYERQYAALNAEEPGRMKLYLARHQGEILAAHTMITVGRRAWYQTGASADHRREVRPSNALQWRMLLDAHALGADVYDMRGVPSTLDPEERTYGLLRWKLGTGGQVVETLGEWERPLGGSANHALHRAFQAYLNRR; encoded by the coding sequence GTGTCAGCGCTGCTCGTGCCGCCCAGCCGCGTGCCCCAGCCACGGAACCCGGGCGTGGCCCTGCGACCCATCACCGCGGAGACCTACCGCGCCTTCCTCGCGTCCCCCGACGGCGCCGCCCTCGGCGCCGGTTTCCTCCAGTGCCCGTCCTGGGCCGACGTCAAGGAGGGCTGGCGCTCCCAACTGCTCGGCTGGGGGCCGGATCCGGAGGCAGGCCGACTGACCGGCGTGGCCCTGGTCCTGCTGCGGCAGTTCCCCGGCACCCGCAAGTACTTCGCCTACCTCCCAGAAGGGCCCGTCGCCGACTGGAACGACCCCGATGTCGACGGCTGGCTCGGTCAGCTGCTTGAACACCTGCGCCGCACGGGCGCCTTCGCCGTGCGCATCGGCCCGTCGCCCGCCTACCGGCGCTGGGACGCCGCCCTGCTCAAGCCGCTCGCCGGCCCTGGCCGACGCCTGGGTGACGTCCTCGCCAGTGAGGTCGACCCGCTCGGCACCGCCGTCGCCGAGCGGCTGCGGGCCCGGGGCTGGCGCCGCTGCGGTGGTGACGGGACCGGAACGGATGGGGATGCCCAGCCCCGGCACGTCTTCCATGTGCCGCTCGCCGGACGCACCACGGAGGACCTGTGGTCCGGGCTCAACCAGGAGTGGCGCCGCAATGTACGCCGAGCCCGGAAGGAGGGCGTGGAGGTGGTGGTGGGCAGTGCGGCCGAACTCCCCGAGTTCCACCGGCTGTTGGGCATCACCGAGCGACGCGACGGTTTCCGGCTCGGCCGCTCGCTCGCCTACTACGAGCGCCAGTACGCCGCGCTCAACGCCGAGGAACCGGGCCGGATGAAGCTGTACCTCGCCCGTCACCAGGGAGAGATCCTCGCCGCCCACACGATGATCACGGTGGGCCGCCGGGCCTGGTACCAGACCGGCGCCTCGGCCGACCACCGCCGCGAGGTCCGGCCCTCCAACGCCCTGCAGTGGCGGATGCTCCTTGACGCCCACGCCCTCGGCGCCGACGTCTACGACATGCGCGGGGTACCCTCCACTCTCGATCCTGAGGAACGTACGTACGGACTGCTGCGGTGGAAGCTCGGCACCGGGGGACAGGTCGTCGAGACGTTGGGGGAGTGGGAGAGACCATTGGGCGGCAGCGCCAACCACGCGCTCCACCGCGCCTTCCAGGCGTACCTGAACCGCCGATGA
- a CDS encoding Ig-like domain-containing protein has protein sequence MPRTRVLAHARVRAAVVAAATAALLAPLAACSSSGSSGAQDTKPDAKPGAADRPVTVTVTPTGEQVPAGKPVKVTAAGGRLTSVTVADAEGHRLAGKVAADGRSWVSDRKAIPGAAYTVTTATRTEGGTAKSTKATFTTAPADKVNKVDWRPGANSTVGIAQPISLVFDNPVKNRAEVEKQLRITTSNNTEGSWGWITDWSGRDRVDWRPKTYWKPGTKVTLNGELNGTDSGAAGGWFVRDYTTTFTIGAQQIVKVDLDSHQLTLVRDGETVRRIPVSGGTPGGDKRSWRGTAVLMAKEGTINMNSETVGLGDAYDKMVNSSMRLTWSGMYAHAAPWNARYFGNSNHSSGCIGMSDANASWFYGQVRPGDPFEITGKDTKGVVAPGNGFGAWNLSWSEWQEKSALR, from the coding sequence TTGCCCCGCACACGCGTACTCGCCCATGCCCGCGTCCGGGCCGCCGTGGTAGCCGCCGCCACGGCCGCCCTGCTGGCGCCGCTCGCCGCCTGCTCGTCGAGCGGATCCTCCGGTGCCCAGGACACCAAGCCGGACGCCAAGCCGGGCGCCGCCGACCGCCCTGTCACGGTCACCGTCACACCCACGGGAGAACAGGTCCCGGCGGGCAAGCCCGTGAAGGTCACGGCCGCGGGCGGCCGGCTCACCTCGGTGACCGTCGCCGACGCCGAGGGCCACCGGCTGGCCGGCAAGGTCGCCGCCGACGGCCGGTCCTGGGTCTCCGACCGCAAGGCCATACCCGGCGCGGCTTACACGGTGACGACGGCGACCAGGACCGAGGGCGGAACCGCCAAGAGCACCAAGGCCACCTTCACCACGGCTCCGGCGGACAAGGTCAACAAGGTCGACTGGCGACCGGGCGCCAACTCCACCGTCGGCATCGCCCAGCCGATCTCCCTGGTCTTCGACAACCCGGTGAAGAACCGGGCCGAGGTCGAGAAGCAGCTCAGGATCACCACCTCGAACAACACCGAGGGCTCCTGGGGCTGGATAACCGACTGGTCGGGCAGGGACCGGGTGGACTGGCGGCCCAAGACGTACTGGAAGCCAGGGACCAAGGTCACGCTGAACGGCGAGTTGAACGGCACCGACTCGGGCGCGGCCGGCGGCTGGTTCGTACGCGACTACACGACCACCTTCACCATCGGCGCCCAGCAGATCGTCAAGGTCGACCTCGACAGCCACCAACTCACCCTCGTACGCGACGGCGAGACGGTCCGGCGCATACCGGTCTCCGGTGGCACACCCGGCGGTGACAAGCGCTCCTGGCGCGGAACCGCCGTGCTCATGGCCAAGGAGGGCACGATCAACATGAACTCCGAGACGGTGGGCCTGGGCGACGCCTACGACAAGATGGTCAACTCCTCGATGCGGCTGACCTGGTCGGGCATGTACGCGCACGCCGCCCCGTGGAACGCCCGCTACTTCGGCAACTCCAACCACAGTTCCGGATGTATAGGGATGAGCGACGCGAACGCGTCCTGGTTCTACGGGCAGGTGCGGCCGGGCGACCCGTTCGAGATCACCGGCAAGGACACCAAGGGTGTGGTCGCGCCCGGGAACGGGTTCGGTGCGTGGAATCTCTCGTGGAGCGAGTGGCAGGAGAAGAGCGCGCTGCGGTGA
- a CDS encoding peptidase inhibitor family I36 protein produces MRITKRALLGLALAATLIPIAATTAQAGGTKPTWSRENPGNCPEGFLCVYKGINYDLADAGIAKFQFDNPIWSDTDNRYIAHEDSSWFNNGTGSSYSSVEVFADNGYGGNSFCLDKGWGNKWDEVANDQGEANRWVNGPC; encoded by the coding sequence ATGCGCATCACCAAGCGCGCCCTGCTGGGGCTGGCCCTGGCCGCCACCCTGATTCCGATCGCCGCCACCACCGCCCAGGCCGGGGGCACGAAGCCCACCTGGAGCCGGGAGAATCCCGGCAACTGCCCGGAGGGGTTCCTGTGCGTCTACAAGGGGATCAACTACGACCTCGCCGACGCAGGCATTGCCAAGTTCCAGTTCGACAACCCCATCTGGTCGGACACCGACAACCGGTACATCGCCCACGAGGACTCGTCCTGGTTCAACAACGGCACCGGAAGCTCGTACAGCTCCGTGGAGGTCTTCGCGGACAACGGCTACGGCGGGAACTCCTTCTGCCTGGACAAGGGCTGGGGCAACAAGTGGGACGAGGTGGCGAACGACCAGGGCGAGGCCAACCGCTGGGTGAACGGCCCCTGCTGA